GCAAAAATATGAAGGAATGGATTCAGTCCTTACGTAAATTCTCCACGATGATATCCGAAAGCGGCGAAATGCAACGGATACAATTCTTCAAAAAACAACGGGAGATTGTAGAGAATATGTAATAAGGCATGAGTTTTTATGTTACTATAATTGAAAAAGGACGGTTATCTTCTATAGATTTCCGTCCTTTTCATATGATATCATTATCAGATCTTACTTATCCAGCTTTTCACAGATAAGTTCTGCGGCTTTCTTTCCGCTCATCAGCATACCGCCGAAGATCGGCCCCATACGGAAACTTCCGCTAACTCCGTTGGCAGCCATACCGGAAACAAATAATCCCGGATAGATCTCTTTTGTGTTTTCAACGGTAGTCTGTTCACCCAGTTCCACATTCAATGAACGTTCACCGATCACACCGCCTGTCGGGGTATTCAGTCGGATATCGTTCTTGCGGGCAACTGTACGGGCTACTTCGCAGTCATGTCCTGTACCTTCCAATACAGCTTTAGCCATAATAGTCAGCGGGTCCACATGCATACCTTCGCGGATTACCGGAGCCCAGTTCACTACAACACCGGCTACGGCATCGTTATGGAATACTACGTCTTCCACCGAATAACAGTTAAAGATAGTAGCACCGGCTTTTGTTGCCTGATAGATCAATGCAGAAGTAGTATGAACTGAATCCATTATATAAGTACCGTTGCCTGCATCATGATAAGAAACACCCAGTTCCTTTATGATCGGCATAGCTTCTTCCTGTACGACAATATCATTAAACATCATAGCACCGCCCCACATACCTCCGCCGGGAGCCAGTTTACGGTCGAAAAGAGCCACTTTCTTACCGGCTTTAGCCAAATAATAAGCTGCTACGATACCGGAAGGACCACCACCTACGATAGCCACATCAATTGATAAGTTGCTCTTCAGTTTTGCAAAATAAGAGTCAATAATTCCTGTTGAAACGATCTGTTCCATTACATTAAATAATTAGTGTTTAAACATCAGAGAGCACATAGAGGTAAAGCTCTCCTTTATTTAGCAATTCTACCGATTCTCCCTTCACGGCATTACCCGGGCAGGTTCTATGGGTATAATCTCAGCCTGTATATTAAGGCACCCCTATGATAAGTCGCAGCAAAGATAATAAATTATCCGAAATGTGGCGGCCGCTTATTCATTTTCCGTTCAACAAAGTCTTTGATAAACCCGACTGTTTCGTCTACACCCAATACAGATACATCGATAGAGAAATTATAGGAAGAAGCAACTCCCCACTCTTTATTGGTGTAATAATTATAGTAAGCGGCACGCGATTTATCGGTTTTCATCATCAATTCTTTTGCCTGCTCGACAGTTACATCTTGTCTTTCTATAATACGCTGGATACGATGTTCGGGAGTGGTATGAATAAAGAAACTCAGGCAGTCGGGATCGTCACGCAGGATATAGTCTGCACAACGTCCTACCAAGACACACGACTGCTCAGCCGCCAACTTGCGGATAGCGTCACTCTGAAACTTGAATAATCCGTCGTTCGACAAAATGTCGTTGTAAGGTGTAAACATTCCCATATAGGAATATCCCATCGTAAATGCATATGACAGTCCGCTGGAAGCCCGTTCGTCCGCTTTCTCAAAAAACTCCTCACTCAAGCCGCTCTCTTTCGCTGCTATCGCCATCAGTTCCTTATCATAATAAGCGATGCCCAGCGCTTTCGCCAACTTCTGCCCTACTTCTCGTCCACCGCTGCCAAATTGACGGCCAATGGTCAATATGATCTTGTTATCCATAAATTACCAGATTTGATTATCCTGCGATAAATATACAATATTTTTTTAGTTTGGTACATGTTTAAACTTCCTGAATTGATTTACCAGTACAATTGCTGTTACGACCGTTGCGATCGTGTCGGCTACCGGCATACTGATCCAGACACCTAACGTTCCGAAGAAACGGGGAAGGATGATCAAACAAGGGATCAGGAATAATAACTGACGGGTAAGCGACAAAAAGATCGCTTTCTTTGACATACCGATCGAAAGGAAGAAGTTGGTTGCCACCATCTGGAACCCCACGATCGGGAAGACGGCAAATACGATATGAAGACCGAACACGGCAGCTTTCACCAATTCATCGTCGGTTGTAAACATATTCACAATCAGGGTCGGG
This is a stretch of genomic DNA from Parabacteroides chongii. It encodes these proteins:
- a CDS encoding AAA family ATPase: MDNKIILTIGRQFGSGGREVGQKLAKALGIAYYDKELMAIAAKESGLSEEFFEKADERASSGLSYAFTMGYSYMGMFTPYNDILSNDGLFKFQSDAIRKLAAEQSCVLVGRCADYILRDDPDCLSFFIHTTPEHRIQRIIERQDVTVEQAKELMMKTDKSRAAYYNYYTNKEWGVASSYNFSIDVSVLGVDETVGFIKDFVERKMNKRPPHFG
- a CDS encoding sulfide-dependent adenosine diphosphate thiazole synthase, which codes for MEQIVSTGIIDSYFAKLKSNLSIDVAIVGGGPSGIVAAYYLAKAGKKVALFDRKLAPGGGMWGGAMMFNDIVVQEEAMPIIKELGVSYHDAGNGTYIMDSVHTTSALIYQATKAGATIFNCYSVEDVVFHNDAVAGVVVNWAPVIREGMHVDPLTIMAKAVLEGTGHDCEVARTVARKNDIRLNTPTGGVIGERSLNVELGEQTTVENTKEIYPGLFVSGMAANGVSGSFRMGPIFGGMLMSGKKAAELICEKLDK